In Lysobacter firmicutimachus, one genomic interval encodes:
- a CDS encoding SDR family NAD(P)-dependent oxidoreductase codes for MDLNLSGKHALVCGASEGIGRATAHELALLGCDVTVLARRADALAAVADALPRQGAQAHGWIAADVADAAGLAAQVEALAAGKPVQILVNNTGGPPGGPAHAAADTAYFDAFQRHLIANHTLVRAVLPGMRSAHWGRVVNVISTSVREPIVGLGVSNTVRGAVAGWAKTLSRELAGDGITVNNVLPGYTRTGRIEQIIADRARSSGQSEQEVIEAMRKTVPAQRFAEPGEIAACIAFLCSPAAGYVNGVSLAVDGGRMQSI; via the coding sequence ATGGATCTGAACCTCAGCGGCAAGCATGCCCTGGTCTGCGGCGCCTCCGAGGGCATCGGCCGCGCGACCGCGCACGAGCTGGCCCTGCTCGGCTGCGACGTCACCGTGCTGGCGCGCCGCGCCGACGCGCTGGCCGCAGTCGCCGACGCGCTGCCGCGCCAGGGCGCGCAGGCGCACGGCTGGATCGCCGCCGACGTCGCCGATGCGGCCGGCCTGGCGGCCCAGGTCGAAGCCCTGGCCGCCGGCAAACCGGTGCAGATCCTGGTCAACAACACCGGCGGCCCGCCGGGCGGACCGGCCCACGCGGCCGCCGACACGGCCTACTTCGACGCCTTCCAGCGCCACCTGATCGCCAATCACACCTTGGTCCGCGCCGTGCTGCCGGGCATGCGTTCGGCGCATTGGGGCCGCGTCGTCAACGTGATCTCGACCTCGGTGCGCGAGCCCATCGTCGGTCTGGGCGTGTCCAACACCGTCCGCGGCGCGGTCGCCGGCTGGGCCAAGACCCTGTCGCGCGAACTCGCCGGCGACGGCATCACCGTCAACAACGTCCTGCCGGGCTACACCCGGACCGGCCGCATCGAGCAGATCATCGCCGATCGCGCGCGCAGCAGCGGCCAGTCCGAACAGGAGGTGATCGAGGCCATGCGCAAGACCGTGCCCGCGCAGCGCTTCGCCGAGCCGGGCGAAATCGCCGCCTGCATCGCCTTCCTGTGCTCGCCTGCGGCCGGCTACGTCAACGGCGTCAGCCTGGCCGTCGACGGCGGGCGCATGCAGTCCATCTGA
- a CDS encoding carboxypeptidase regulatory-like domain-containing protein, whose translation MTPGLLTAVVLALASFAGMLRLLWRQYRAEPPHRARAWRLGLLLLAQPLCAALLHLTLFPPPLRTPQAELTVLTAAAAPGAFAADTARVSLPEAPAGLSGERAPDLATALRRHPQVRRLRVIGAGLEARDREAAQGLALSFVPASQPRGLLEWWPPQRAGLGNAFVLHGRAHDLAGGSAELLDPAGQRIDRVELGRDGGFRLEGLARAAGPVEFALRLRDARGTAVETLSLPLTVVAPPTPRVWLLAGAPNPESKYLRRWAEDAGVRLHTQVALGAGLQIGDAPLPIDAATLAGFDLLLIDERAWDGLSDASRAAVSAAARDGLGVLLRATGPLSARTRAQWRGLGLALGGGADALPARWPAQPRDEAAVRARLGPGSADAPRRADQAPGEAPLLSRRALALPADAQIWLRAADGAALAAWRPYGRGRVAVWTLSDSFRLVLAGRDELHAQLWSEALATVARAGAEDAPVRDEASPLDPFRQYRRSALCGLGDSARVMQPDGRVAALPIDPAAGARRCAGFWPQHPGWHLLIDDERRVPFVVRAQDEAPGLRANELRQGTWALVRSTPATTVADAAPPRWFAPAASARMPAWPWFLAWLAAAAALWWFERSRLGRRNTASAGAA comes from the coding sequence ATGACTCCGGGCCTGCTGACCGCCGTGGTCCTCGCCCTGGCGTCGTTCGCCGGCATGCTGCGCTTGCTGTGGCGGCAGTACCGCGCCGAGCCCCCGCACCGCGCGCGCGCCTGGCGCCTGGGGCTGTTGTTGCTCGCCCAGCCGCTGTGCGCGGCCTTGTTGCACTTGACGCTGTTCCCTCCGCCGCTGCGCACGCCGCAGGCGGAGCTGACGGTGTTGACCGCGGCGGCGGCGCCGGGCGCGTTCGCCGCCGATACGGCCCGGGTGTCCTTGCCGGAAGCGCCCGCCGGTTTGAGCGGCGAACGCGCGCCGGATCTGGCCACCGCCTTGCGCCGGCACCCGCAGGTACGACGCCTGCGCGTGATCGGCGCCGGCCTGGAGGCGCGCGACCGCGAGGCCGCGCAGGGACTGGCCTTGAGCTTCGTCCCCGCATCGCAGCCGCGCGGCCTGCTCGAATGGTGGCCGCCGCAGCGGGCCGGCCTGGGCAATGCCTTCGTCCTGCATGGCCGCGCGCACGACCTCGCCGGCGGCAGCGCGGAACTGCTCGATCCGGCCGGACAACGCATCGACCGGGTCGAGCTAGGACGCGACGGCGGTTTCCGCCTCGAAGGCCTGGCGCGCGCGGCCGGACCGGTGGAGTTCGCGCTGCGCTTGCGCGATGCGCGCGGCACGGCGGTGGAAACGCTGTCGTTGCCGCTGACGGTGGTCGCGCCGCCGACGCCACGGGTGTGGCTGTTGGCCGGTGCGCCGAACCCGGAGTCGAAGTATCTGCGGCGCTGGGCCGAAGACGCCGGGGTGCGCCTGCACACTCAAGTCGCGCTCGGTGCCGGCCTGCAGATCGGCGACGCGCCGCTGCCGATCGATGCCGCGACTCTGGCCGGTTTCGACCTGCTGTTGATTGACGAGCGCGCCTGGGATGGATTGAGCGATGCGTCGCGGGCTGCGGTGTCGGCCGCAGCGCGCGACGGGCTCGGCGTGCTGTTGCGCGCGACCGGGCCCTTGTCGGCGCGCACCCGGGCGCAGTGGCGCGGACTGGGGCTCGCGCTCGGCGGCGGCGCGGATGCGCTGCCGGCGCGCTGGCCGGCGCAGCCGCGCGACGAGGCTGCGGTGCGGGCGCGGCTGGGGCCGGGCAGTGCCGATGCGCCACGGCGAGCGGACCAGGCGCCCGGCGAGGCGCCGTTGCTGAGCCGGCGTGCCTTGGCCTTGCCGGCGGATGCGCAGATCTGGTTGCGCGCGGCCGACGGCGCCGCGCTGGCGGCGTGGCGCCCCTACGGCCGCGGCCGGGTCGCGGTGTGGACGCTCAGCGACAGCTTCCGGCTGGTGTTGGCGGGGCGCGACGAACTGCATGCGCAGCTGTGGAGCGAGGCGCTGGCCACGGTGGCGCGGGCCGGTGCCGAAGATGCGCCGGTGCGCGACGAGGCGTCGCCGCTCGATCCGTTCCGCCAGTACCGGCGCAGCGCGCTGTGTGGGCTTGGCGATTCGGCCCGGGTGATGCAGCCCGACGGCCGCGTCGCCGCCTTGCCGATCGATCCGGCGGCCGGCGCACGGCGTTGCGCCGGATTCTGGCCGCAGCATCCCGGCTGGCATCTGCTGATCGACGACGAACGGCGCGTGCCGTTCGTGGTGCGTGCGCAGGACGAGGCGCCGGGCTTGCGCGCGAACGAGTTGCGCCAGGGGACCTGGGCGTTGGTGCGGTCGACGCCGGCGACGACCGTCGCCGACGCGGCGCCGCCGCGTTGGTTCGCGCCGGCGGCGTCGGCGCGCATGCCGGCTTGGCCGTGGTTCCTGGCCTGGCTGGCGGCGGCTGCGGCGTTGTGGTGGTTCGAGCGTTCGCGTCTGGGCCGGCGTAACACCGCCTCCGCGGGAGCGGCGTAA
- a CDS encoding BatA domain-containing protein yields the protein MSLALLLPLGLAALAAWLLPMLIHLARRSEQWPTDFAALRWLRHRPKPRHRLRFEDWPLLLLRLLLLALLALWLARPVLSGAEGDRPWIALAAGADPSAARAAAAAHDAELRWLAPGFPSVADGASAPPAEARAVPAGSLLRELDALLPAQTRLTVFVPERLHGLDAQRLQLSRRVEWEIVAGNASQPPATPDATVPPPALRYVAERTPDARYIRAALSAWDTGSAGPHRPADIATASTPPRSDANGLIWLAPGAVPAAVLDKARNGAIVLLDAQAQWPGGVGTRRAAAWRDRSGAVLAEGVHYGRGRLLRLTRPLAPAQLPELLEPGFVAALRAMFQPLPPAPALALARDMAPRTGAVAAALPPQDLRPWLAVAIALAALLERWLATRARGGSGP from the coding sequence GTGAGTCTGGCGCTGTTGCTGCCGCTGGGCTTGGCCGCGCTGGCGGCGTGGCTGTTGCCCATGTTGATCCACCTGGCGCGGCGCAGCGAACAGTGGCCGACCGACTTCGCCGCGCTGCGTTGGCTGCGGCACAGGCCGAAGCCGCGCCACCGGCTGCGCTTCGAGGATTGGCCGCTGTTGCTGCTGCGCCTGTTGTTGCTGGCCTTGCTGGCGCTGTGGCTGGCGCGGCCGGTGCTGTCCGGCGCCGAGGGCGACCGGCCCTGGATCGCACTGGCGGCGGGTGCGGACCCGAGCGCGGCGCGTGCCGCGGCCGCCGCGCACGACGCGGAACTGCGTTGGTTGGCGCCGGGCTTTCCGAGCGTCGCCGACGGCGCTTCCGCGCCGCCCGCCGAGGCCCGCGCTGTGCCGGCCGGCAGCTTGTTGCGCGAACTCGACGCGCTGCTGCCGGCGCAGACCCGGCTGACCGTGTTCGTGCCGGAACGTCTGCATGGCCTGGACGCGCAAAGGTTGCAGCTGTCGCGGCGGGTGGAGTGGGAGATCGTTGCCGGCAACGCATCGCAGCCGCCGGCGACGCCGGACGCGACGGTGCCGCCGCCGGCGTTGCGGTACGTCGCCGAGCGCACGCCGGACGCGCGCTACATCCGCGCCGCGCTGTCGGCCTGGGACACAGGCAGCGCCGGGCCCCACCGGCCTGCCGACATCGCAACCGCGTCGACGCCGCCGCGGTCGGACGCGAACGGCTTGATCTGGCTCGCGCCCGGCGCGGTGCCGGCAGCGGTGCTGGACAAAGCGCGCAACGGCGCCATCGTACTGCTCGATGCGCAGGCGCAATGGCCGGGCGGCGTCGGCACACGGCGTGCGGCGGCGTGGCGCGATCGCAGCGGCGCCGTGTTGGCGGAGGGCGTGCACTATGGTCGCGGCCGCCTGCTGCGATTGACCCGCCCGTTGGCGCCGGCGCAACTGCCGGAACTGCTCGAACCCGGTTTCGTCGCCGCCTTGCGTGCGATGTTTCAGCCGCTCCCGCCGGCGCCCGCCCTGGCGCTGGCGCGCGACATGGCGCCGCGCACCGGCGCGGTCGCCGCGGCCCTCCCGCCGCAGGATCTGCGTCCTTGGCTGGCCGTGGCGATCGCGCTGGCGGCGCTGTTGGAACGTTGGCTGGCGACGCGAGCGCGCGGCGGGAGTGGGCCGTGA
- a CDS encoding DUF58 domain-containing protein produces the protein MHELIPPSVRARLRSLSLVSRRAVGAHGLGQHRSRSRGAGLEFAQYRAYEPGDEPRQIDWKLYARSDRFFVREAERESPLALWLLIDASASMGQGDAARPGWSRLDAAKALAACAAELALRQGDRFGLIALQEDGLRLIAPATGTRQRDRLWRELHALRARGRWPAPERLRPLWERIGAGDLVLMLGDGFDEAALDVAERLAAARREVLSIRILTVEERDFPYRGGHRFRDPETGEELLGDGADLREDFLRRFAAARRAVDARLQACGIRHAEFVLDEALDLPLRRLFGGRDAAEGA, from the coding sequence ATGCACGAGCTGATTCCGCCGTCGGTGCGGGCGCGCCTGCGCAGCCTGAGCCTGGTGTCTCGGCGCGCGGTCGGCGCGCACGGCCTGGGCCAGCACCGCAGCCGCAGCCGCGGCGCCGGCCTGGAATTCGCCCAGTACCGCGCTTACGAGCCCGGCGACGAGCCGCGCCAGATCGACTGGAAGCTGTACGCGCGTTCGGATCGTTTCTTCGTCCGCGAGGCCGAGCGCGAAAGCCCGCTGGCGCTGTGGCTGCTGATCGACGCGAGCGCGTCGATGGGGCAGGGCGACGCGGCGCGTCCGGGCTGGAGCCGGCTCGACGCGGCCAAGGCTCTGGCCGCGTGCGCGGCGGAGCTGGCGCTGCGCCAGGGCGATCGTTTCGGCCTGATCGCATTGCAGGAAGACGGTTTGCGCCTGATCGCACCGGCGACCGGTACCCGTCAGCGCGACCGGCTGTGGCGGGAGCTGCACGCGCTGCGCGCACGCGGCCGCTGGCCGGCGCCGGAGCGGCTGCGGCCGCTATGGGAGCGCATCGGCGCCGGCGATCTGGTGCTGATGCTCGGCGACGGCTTCGACGAAGCCGCGCTCGACGTGGCCGAACGGCTTGCCGCGGCGCGGCGCGAAGTGTTGAGCATCCGTATTCTGACTGTGGAAGAGCGCGACTTTCCGTATCGCGGCGGCCATCGCTTCCGCGATCCGGAAACCGGAGAGGAGTTGCTCGGCGACGGCGCCGACTTGCGCGAGGACTTCCTGCGCCGCTTCGCCGCCGCGCGTCGCGCGGTCGATGCGCGCCTGCAGGCCTGCGGCATCCGCCATGCCGAGTTCGTGCTCGACGAAGCACTGGATCTGCCGTTGCGACGGCTGTTCGGCGGCCGCGACGCGGCGGAGGGCGCGTGA
- a CDS encoding AAA family ATPase encodes MNTKAVADEVGGEAGLQALLARLGELRGAIAQAIVGQDEVVEQLLIGLLAGGHCLLEGVPGLGKTLLVRSLGQALELQFRRVQFTPDLMPSDLLGTELLEEDHGTGHRHFRFQPGPIFTHLLLADELNRTPPKTQAALLEAMQERTVSYAGVTHALPAPFFVLATQNPLEQAGTYPLPEAQLDRFLLHIRVGYPSENEEHDILRQTTGSRGAQVPRVMHGADLLALQARVREVHLSEDLLRWITRLVRASRPGDGAPAEVRQWVKWGAGPRAGQSLALASKARALLHGRLAATREDVIALAAPVMRHRLLLSFAAEAESRSADDVVAALLRALPAPDA; translated from the coding sequence ATGAACACCAAGGCGGTAGCGGACGAAGTGGGCGGCGAAGCCGGATTGCAGGCGTTGCTGGCGCGATTGGGCGAGTTGCGCGGGGCGATCGCGCAGGCGATCGTCGGCCAGGACGAAGTGGTCGAACAACTGCTGATCGGACTGCTCGCCGGCGGCCACTGCCTGCTCGAAGGCGTGCCGGGGCTCGGCAAGACCTTGCTGGTGCGCTCGCTGGGGCAGGCGCTGGAATTGCAGTTCCGGCGCGTGCAGTTCACTCCCGACCTGATGCCCAGCGACCTGCTCGGCACCGAGCTGCTGGAAGAGGATCACGGCACCGGCCACCGCCACTTCCGTTTCCAGCCCGGCCCCATTTTCACCCACCTGCTGCTGGCCGACGAGCTCAACCGCACCCCGCCCAAGACCCAGGCCGCGCTGCTGGAGGCGATGCAGGAGCGCACTGTCAGCTATGCCGGCGTCACCCATGCGCTGCCGGCGCCGTTCTTCGTGCTGGCGACCCAGAACCCGCTCGAACAGGCCGGCACCTATCCCTTGCCCGAGGCGCAGCTCGATCGGTTCCTGCTGCATATCCGGGTCGGTTATCCGAGCGAGAACGAAGAACACGACATCCTGCGCCAGACCACCGGCAGCCGCGGCGCACAGGTGCCGCGGGTGATGCACGGCGCGGACCTGCTGGCGCTGCAGGCGCGGGTGCGCGAGGTGCATCTGAGCGAAGACCTGCTGCGCTGGATCACCCGCCTGGTGCGCGCCAGCCGGCCCGGCGACGGCGCGCCGGCCGAGGTCCGGCAGTGGGTGAAGTGGGGTGCCGGCCCGCGTGCCGGCCAATCGCTGGCTTTGGCCTCCAAGGCGCGCGCCCTGCTGCACGGGCGCCTGGCCGCGACCCGCGAGGACGTGATCGCCCTGGCCGCGCCGGTGATGCGCCACCGCCTGTTGCTGTCGTTCGCGGCCGAGGCCGAATCGCGCAGCGCCGACGACGTGGTCGCCGCGTTGCTGCGCGCCTTGCCCGCGCCGGACGCCTGA
- a CDS encoding DUF4159 domain-containing protein — protein MNRAAFLRLLAGGLAGAWLARSPLARAAADYDFWFTRLKYDSGDWDVDQRMPANLLTALIDYTDLRVDPKEHVLALSDPKMLGAPFCYLAGHKLVEFNPEERRNFERYVRNGGFVFVDDCNHDIDGLFARSFESQMAAIFGRKALKRLPRNHPIYRSFFVFDGPPATGFELNGWGDDLVHDYLQGIEIDGRLGVLYSNKDYGCEWDYDWRNKRFLAEDNTKFAVNIAMYALMG, from the coding sequence GTGAACCGCGCCGCCTTCCTGCGCCTGCTCGCCGGCGGCCTGGCCGGTGCCTGGCTGGCGCGCTCGCCGCTGGCGCGGGCTGCGGCCGATTACGACTTCTGGTTCACCCGGCTCAAGTACGACTCCGGCGACTGGGACGTGGACCAGCGCATGCCGGCCAATCTGCTCACCGCGCTGATCGACTACACCGACCTGCGCGTGGACCCCAAGGAACACGTGCTGGCCTTGTCCGACCCGAAGATGCTCGGCGCGCCGTTCTGCTACCTGGCCGGGCACAAACTGGTCGAGTTCAACCCCGAGGAGCGGCGCAACTTCGAGCGCTACGTGCGCAACGGCGGCTTCGTGTTCGTCGACGATTGCAACCACGACATCGACGGCCTGTTCGCGCGTTCGTTCGAAAGCCAGATGGCCGCGATCTTCGGCCGCAAGGCGCTCAAGCGCCTGCCCCGGAACCACCCCATCTACCGCAGCTTCTTCGTTTTCGACGGCCCGCCCGCGACCGGTTTCGAACTCAACGGTTGGGGCGACGACCTGGTTCACGATTACCTGCAGGGCATCGAGATCGACGGCCGCCTCGGCGTGCTCTACAGCAACAAGGATTACGGTTGCGAATGGGACTACGACTGGCGCAACAAGCGTTTCCTGGCCGAGGACAACACCAAGTTCGCGGTCAATATCGCGATGTATGCGTTGATGGGGTGA
- a CDS encoding TldD/PmbA family protein produces the protein MSIFTEAEAKAILDKVIALSKADECTATLTGSIDGNIRFALNDVSTSGIVSNVDLAVQVAFGKRVGVATINEFDDAALERVVRRAEDLARLAPENPEFVPAIGKQDYKPSPTFSESTAAIDPEFRAKAASDSIAPCRAGKLTAAGFLEDGQSFVAIANSNGNFGYQKATNFNYTCTVRTDDGRGSGWVGRNLKDAADFKADNEVRIAMRKATESAEAKALEPGKYTVILEPAAAAGLISFMMGFFDARQADEGRSFLSKKGGGNKLGEQVYDSRVNITADPWDARAAVLPWDNEGLPREKMAVVENGKIAALGYSRYWAQKQGKKAVGRPGNLLMAGGDKSTAELIKGTQKGILVTRTWYIRLVDPQTVLLTGLTRDGTFYIENGVIKHPVKNFRFNESPVIMLNNIEELGRPVRVAGDESSFVMMIPPMKLRDFTFTSLSDAV, from the coding sequence ATGAGCATCTTCACCGAAGCCGAAGCCAAGGCCATCCTGGACAAGGTCATCGCGCTGTCCAAGGCCGACGAATGCACCGCGACCCTGACCGGCTCGATCGACGGCAACATCCGCTTCGCCCTCAACGACGTTTCGACCAGCGGCATCGTCAGCAACGTCGACCTGGCCGTGCAGGTGGCCTTCGGCAAGCGCGTCGGCGTGGCCACCATCAACGAGTTCGACGATGCCGCGCTGGAGCGCGTGGTGCGCCGCGCCGAGGACCTGGCCCGCTTGGCGCCGGAGAATCCCGAGTTCGTGCCGGCGATCGGCAAGCAGGACTACAAGCCCAGCCCGACCTTCAGCGAATCCACCGCGGCGATCGATCCCGAATTCCGCGCCAAGGCCGCCTCCGATTCGATCGCGCCGTGCCGCGCCGGCAAGCTGACCGCCGCCGGTTTCCTCGAGGACGGCCAGAGTTTCGTCGCCATCGCCAACAGCAACGGCAACTTCGGCTATCAGAAGGCGACCAATTTCAACTACACCTGCACCGTGCGCACCGACGACGGCCGCGGTTCGGGCTGGGTCGGCCGCAACCTCAAGGACGCCGCCGACTTCAAGGCCGACAACGAAGTGCGCATCGCCATGCGCAAGGCGACCGAGTCGGCCGAGGCCAAGGCCTTGGAGCCGGGCAAGTACACGGTGATCCTGGAACCGGCCGCGGCCGCCGGGCTGATCTCGTTCATGATGGGGTTCTTCGACGCCCGCCAGGCCGACGAAGGCCGCAGCTTCCTGTCCAAGAAGGGCGGCGGCAACAAGCTCGGCGAACAGGTCTACGACAGCCGGGTCAACATCACCGCCGATCCCTGGGACGCCCGCGCCGCGGTGCTGCCCTGGGACAACGAAGGTCTGCCGCGCGAGAAGATGGCCGTGGTCGAGAACGGCAAGATCGCGGCGCTGGGCTATTCGCGCTACTGGGCCCAGAAGCAGGGCAAGAAGGCGGTCGGCCGGCCGGGCAATCTGCTGATGGCTGGCGGCGACAAGTCCACCGCCGAGCTGATCAAAGGCACCCAGAAGGGCATCCTGGTCACCCGCACCTGGTACATCCGCCTGGTCGACCCGCAGACGGTGCTGCTGACCGGGCTGACCCGCGACGGGACCTTCTACATCGAAAACGGCGTCATCAAGCACCCGGTGAAGAATTTCCGCTTCAACGAATCGCCGGTGATCATGCTCAACAACATCGAAGAACTCGGCCGCCCGGTGCGGGTGGCGGGCGACGAGTCCAGCTTCGTGATGATGATCCCGCCGATGAAGCTGCGCGATTTCACGTTCACCTCGCTTTCGGACGCGGTCTGA
- a CDS encoding TldD/PmbA family protein, with protein MDRRNFLGMTGLGIAGLMIPFGSAIAAEALLVPLDVARKKRLADTALTAARGAGASYCDVRIGRYLRQFVITREDKVENVVNTESTGIGIRVLVDGAWGFAATNRLDDKSVAEAARQAAAIARANAKTQTAKVELAQAPGVGEVAWKTPIRKNAMEVPIKDKADLLLSVNAAALKAGADFVNSMLFLVNEQKYFASTDGSYIDQDVHRVWAPMTVTAIDKASGKFRTREGLSSPMGMGFEYLDGAASGKVVSPNGVVNYSHSYDMVEDAIAAAKQARQKLTAPSVKPGKYDLVLDPSHTWLTIHESIGHPLELDRVLGYEANYAGTSFATVDKLKSGFKYGSDQVTVFADKTQAGSLGAVGFDDEGVKTKRWDLIKDGVLVDYQTIRDQAHILGKTESDGCCYADSWSSVQFQRMANVSLAAGKNKLSVADMIKDVENGIYIVGDGSFSIDQQRYNAQFGGQLFYEIKNGKITGMLEDVAYQIRTPEFWNSCVAVCDESDYRLGGSFFDGKGQPGQVSAVSHGSATARFNGVNVINTARKLG; from the coding sequence GTGGACAGACGCAACTTCCTGGGCATGACCGGGCTCGGCATCGCCGGTCTGATGATTCCCTTCGGCAGCGCTATCGCCGCCGAAGCGCTGCTGGTTCCGCTCGACGTGGCGCGCAAGAAGCGCCTGGCCGACACCGCGCTGACCGCCGCCCGCGGCGCCGGCGCCAGCTACTGCGACGTGCGTATCGGCCGCTACCTGCGCCAGTTCGTGATCACCCGCGAGGACAAGGTCGAGAACGTGGTCAACACCGAGTCGACCGGCATCGGCATCCGCGTGCTGGTCGACGGCGCCTGGGGCTTCGCCGCGACCAACCGCCTGGACGACAAGAGCGTGGCCGAGGCGGCCAGGCAGGCCGCGGCGATCGCCCGCGCCAACGCCAAGACCCAGACCGCCAAGGTCGAGCTGGCCCAGGCCCCGGGCGTGGGCGAGGTGGCCTGGAAGACTCCCATCCGCAAGAACGCCATGGAAGTGCCGATCAAGGACAAGGCGGACCTGTTGTTGAGCGTGAACGCCGCCGCGCTCAAGGCCGGCGCCGATTTCGTCAACTCGATGCTGTTCCTGGTCAACGAGCAGAAGTACTTCGCCTCCACCGACGGCTCCTACATCGACCAGGACGTGCACCGGGTGTGGGCGCCGATGACGGTCACCGCGATCGACAAGGCCAGCGGCAAGTTCCGCACCCGCGAGGGCCTGTCTTCGCCGATGGGCATGGGCTTCGAGTACCTGGACGGCGCGGCGTCGGGCAAGGTGGTGTCGCCCAACGGCGTGGTCAACTACAGCCACTCCTACGACATGGTCGAGGACGCGATCGCCGCGGCCAAGCAGGCGCGGCAGAAGCTCACCGCGCCCTCGGTCAAGCCGGGCAAGTACGACCTGGTGCTCGATCCCTCGCATACCTGGCTGACCATCCACGAGTCGATCGGCCACCCGCTCGAGCTCGACCGCGTGCTCGGCTACGAGGCCAACTACGCCGGTACCAGCTTCGCCACCGTCGACAAGCTCAAGTCGGGGTTCAAGTACGGCAGCGACCAGGTCACCGTGTTCGCCGACAAGACCCAGGCCGGCAGCCTGGGCGCGGTCGGCTTCGACGACGAGGGCGTCAAGACCAAGCGTTGGGACCTGATCAAGGACGGCGTGCTGGTCGACTACCAGACCATCCGCGACCAGGCCCACATCCTGGGCAAGACCGAATCCGACGGCTGCTGCTACGCCGACTCCTGGTCCAGCGTGCAGTTCCAGCGCATGGCCAACGTGTCGCTGGCGGCGGGCAAGAACAAGCTCAGTGTCGCCGACATGATCAAGGACGTGGAGAACGGCATCTACATCGTCGGCGACGGTTCGTTCTCCATCGACCAGCAGCGCTACAACGCCCAGTTCGGCGGCCAGCTGTTCTACGAGATCAAGAACGGCAAGATCACCGGCATGCTCGAGGACGTCGCCTACCAGATCCGCACGCCGGAATTCTGGAACTCCTGCGTCGCCGTTTGCGACGAAAGCGATTACCGCCTCGGCGGCTCGTTCTTCGACGGCAAGGGGCAGCCGGGCCAGGTCTCGGCGGTCTCGCACGGCTCCGCCACGGCGCGCTTCAACGGCGTCAACGTCATCAACACCGCCCGCAAGCTCGGCTGA
- a CDS encoding aldehyde dehydrogenase: protein MHTFRHWIDGQARDAGSGRWLDVHDPASALAYARVAAGGAGDVDLAAAAAQRALPGWAGLPPSERARWLEALAAALEARTDDFARAESRDSGKPIRLAREVEIPRAVANLRFFAQAATQFASESHHGQAGLNYTLRSPLGVVATISPWNLPLYLFTWKIAPALAAGNTVIAKPSEVTPATATLLGELAAQIGFPPGVLNIVHGLGPEVGEAMVRHPAVKAVSFTGSTAVGRRIAGIAAPMLRKLSLELGGKNPTLVFADSDWRAQLDTLVRSAFQNSGQICLCGSRLLIERGIYAEVRDALVERAQALRVGDPSDEATALGPLVSQAHFDKVVAALERARGEGGTVLCGGHALDRPGWYVAPTLIEGLGPDCASNREEIFGPVATLQAFDDDEQALALANASDYGLSASVWTRDLNRAHRLAARLNVGMVWINTWLQRDLRTPFGGVGASGLGREGGVEAMRFFTEAKNVGLHLG, encoded by the coding sequence ATGCACACATTCCGGCACTGGATCGACGGACAGGCCCGCGATGCGGGCAGCGGCCGTTGGCTCGATGTCCACGATCCGGCCAGTGCGCTGGCGTATGCGCGGGTCGCCGCCGGCGGTGCCGGCGACGTCGACTTGGCCGCAGCGGCGGCGCAACGCGCTCTGCCGGGGTGGGCCGGGCTGCCGCCCAGCGAGCGCGCACGCTGGCTGGAGGCGCTGGCCGCGGCGCTGGAAGCGCGCACGGACGACTTCGCCCGGGCCGAGTCGCGCGACAGCGGCAAGCCGATCCGGCTCGCCCGCGAAGTCGAGATCCCGCGCGCCGTGGCCAACCTGCGCTTCTTCGCCCAGGCCGCGACCCAGTTCGCCAGCGAATCCCATCACGGCCAGGCCGGGCTGAACTACACCCTGCGCTCGCCGCTGGGCGTGGTCGCGACGATCTCGCCCTGGAACCTGCCGCTGTACCTGTTCACGTGGAAGATCGCCCCGGCCCTGGCCGCCGGCAATACGGTGATCGCCAAGCCCTCCGAGGTGACCCCGGCGACCGCCACCCTGCTCGGCGAACTCGCCGCGCAGATCGGTTTCCCGCCGGGCGTGCTCAATATCGTCCACGGCCTAGGCCCCGAAGTCGGCGAAGCCATGGTCCGCCACCCCGCCGTGAAAGCGGTCTCCTTCACCGGCAGCACCGCGGTCGGTCGACGCATCGCCGGCATCGCCGCGCCAATGTTGCGCAAGCTCTCGCTGGAGCTGGGCGGCAAGAACCCGACCTTGGTGTTCGCCGACAGCGACTGGCGCGCCCAGCTCGACACCCTGGTCCGCTCGGCGTTCCAGAACTCCGGACAGATCTGCCTGTGCGGTTCGCGCCTGCTGATCGAACGCGGCATCTACGCCGAAGTCCGCGACGCCCTGGTCGAGCGCGCGCAGGCGCTGCGCGTCGGCGACCCTAGCGACGAAGCCACCGCGCTCGGCCCGCTGGTCTCGCAGGCGCATTTCGACAAGGTCGTCGCCGCGCTCGAGCGCGCCCGCGGCGAAGGCGGCACCGTGCTGTGCGGCGGCCACGCGCTCGACCGGCCCGGCTGGTACGTCGCCCCGACCCTGATCGAAGGCCTGGGCCCGGACTGCGCCAGCAACCGCGAGGAGATCTTCGGCCCGGTCGCGACCTTGCAGGCCTTCGACGACGACGAGCAGGCCCTGGCCCTGGCCAACGCCAGCGACTACGGGCTCAGCGCCAGCGTGTGGACGCGCGACCTCAACCGCGCCCACCGCCTGGCCGCACGCCTCAACGTCGGCATGGTCTGGATCAACACCTGGCTGCAACGCGACCTGCGCACGCCGTTCGGCGGCGTCGGCGCGTCCGGCCTCGGCCGCGAAGGCGGCGTCGAGGCGATGCGTTTCTTCACCGAGGCCAAGAACGTCGGCCTCCATCTGGGATGA